DNA from Salvelinus sp. IW2-2015 linkage group LG2, ASM291031v2, whole genome shotgun sequence:
CCATATCCATTGAATAGCTCTCGATTGAAAACTAACATTGATGACTAAATACTTATATTTTTGTCTTCTTCCATGCATTGAATTCTCGTGTCGCCTGTGGGTTCCTATTCTGATACTGCTGCGTTTCTCGCGGGTTAAAACTGAATGCCCTCGCGTAGGGAGGGCAGCTCGCCCCATTGATGGGAAGACATACTAAACACCCCTACCCGGTTACCATGGTGATTTGAATAGGAGAAGGGGGAAAAGTGCTCGGTTGTATTGTGCATTGGATTCCGTTTAGCCTACATGCACCATAATTCTGACAGTTTGTCCTGGAATACAATTTAACAGTAAATtaatagaatacaatacaatacaatagaacAGATGGCACTTTTTTAAAAGTTTAAGGCCTAACTTGAGTGGACAAATCGAACTTATGCAAAGCTCTGGCATGCAAGGTTATACTCTTTGAAAAATKGGTTATttggggttctatatagaaccctttggTTCTTTCGAGGAGAAAGGGTTCtctcagtgccttcagaaagtattcacaccctgtgacttccacattttgttgtgttacaaagtgggattaaaatggattgaattgtgtgtttttttactatctacacaaaatactctgtaatgtcaaagtggaagaaaaattccaaaattttattttaaataaaacattaatataTCCTGAGTCAATAGGCTGcatgttataatcacctttggcaacgattacagctatgagtctttctgggtaagtctctaagagctttgcacacctggattgtacaatatttgcagattattcttacaaaaaaaatatttaagctctgtcaagttggttgttgatcattgctagagagccattttcaagtcttgccatacattttcaatccgatttaagtcaaaactgtaactaggccactcaggaacattcaatgtcatcttggtaagcaacagtgtatatttggccttgtgttttgggtaATATTCCTGTTGagtggtgaatttgtctcccagagtCTGTTGGAGAgtagactgaaccaagttttcctctaggatttttcttgTGCTAAGCTCCATTGCGTTtcattttatcctaaaaaactcccagtccttgctgatgacaagcatacccataacatgatgcagccaccaccatactagaaaatatgaagagtgatactcagtgatgtgttgtgttggatttgccccaaacataacgctttgtattcaggacaaaaagttaatatctttgtcacattttttgcattattattttagagccttattgcaaacagtatgcatgttttggaataactatttttattctgtacaggcttccttattttcactctgtcatttatgttagtattgtggagtaactacgatgttgttgatccatcctcagttttctcctatcacagccattaaactctgtaaccattttaaaatcaccattggcctcatggtgaaatccctgagcggcaactgagttatgaagggTGCCTGTATCGTATGAAGGGTGcctgtgactgggtgtattgatacaccattcaaagtatAATtactaactgcaccatgctcaaagggatattcaatgtctgctcctgaacttatttaggcttgtgtTATTAGAATTTGAGCTTGTTTGTTAACTtgcctagctagctaaacagaaAAAGATAGGCAACTTTAATTTGCCAATTTAACCAGCCAACCCtttcaaataaacattatttgtTATTATGGGATATGCCAAATAGAGCTACAGACCCAACCTGACATTGGCAATTAGCTAATTGTTCATTTTATTTCAGTAAAACTGTGGAGTCAATTAAGGGGACTATGTTTCATGAAGTCATTAGAAGGCTGTTGCTGACTGAGAGGAAGTAGTCTACTGTATACATTTATAATACATCTTGGTGATTCAATAGCCTAGTTAATCATTACATGACTTTCAACACACTATCTATGTTTTACTCAGACTGGCAGTAACTCCGAACTATCAGAGACAGAGGATTTCTTTTTCGGCTGCGGCTGACAACAACTGCATGCAAGTTGTTTTTCTACATCATAATAATTAGGCTATATGTCTGCATAGCGCTTTGTCTTCATTTTTTGAAGATGAACTCACGTATATTTCTGAAGATTAACTCATATTGTtgctcttttttcttctctggaACCAGTCAGGCAACAACTCAGACTGTACTGGCAGTAGGTAGCCCAGCAGCAAAGGATTTGGACCTGTGGCAGAAGTTGGACCTGTGGATGAAAGGCGGCCGGGCCGGGCGATAGAAAAAAAATGGGCGGAATTGATCTGACAAATGGAGGGCTGCTGTGTTCACATTCTCAAAACATTCCTCTACCGTTGGCCTCGTATGGCACCAtgcagggttctatatggaaccatttgGGTTCAGTGAAGAACCTCTAGAGTTCTGAAaaataacccttttggttctataaggaacctttttttctaaaagtgtatccTTATAGCCTATGAAGGCTACACACAAATGTTAActttttctttctcctcccccaACATTTTTGAATCAGATCCAATAGAAATGTTCCGGGAAGGAAAACTGCAAATGTATTAGCCTGCACCTGGTTGGGTGCAATTTCTCTTCTTTCAATTTAAAGAAAGCTCCCTGTGTTGAGAGTTTCGGTTTCTAAGACTGGGAAAATCTTGTGGCTAGAAATATTGGAAAGGTTATAATTGAGCTTACCGTCACTCGCACACACTCTGGAAACATCCTATTAAAATAACACTTCTCCCGGAGATGGAAAAAACTAAAGGACTCTACATGCTTGCTAACCTCGATCctgtgtaaatgtaaatattgcaCCCTCACCCGCACTCGCCCGTGCGTCACGCCCAGTGGGTCCTGCTTCAGTACAAAAAGGAGAGGGCATTAAGATGCAAGTGGCGTACAGAACCCCTGGGTGTGTATCCAGAGCCGACCTTATACCCTTGACACAGCCCCCTCCGCTCTGCGCTATTAGACAGAGGAGGAACAACATAGATCTGTTGCGCTGTTTGGGCCTGACATGACATCCCTGACTGGCGAGAATGGCAAGAGTCAGTGTTTCCCTCCAATCCCCAATGGACTGCACAATTTGGCCTTGTTTGCATggggcttctctctctccgttaGAATGGAGAGTTTCTCTTCAATCCCCATGATATTGGGGTCATATAATTTGATTGTTTCTTGATTAGGCTAATTACAATTTTGTTATTGYGTTATGAATGCTACAATACTAATATCATTAGGTAAATATACCgttaaatattaataataatgtaGGGTACGCTATGATAGCCTAATTGCAATGTCAATATTATATATTACCCTATATTATCATCTAATCAATTAATCTGTAATTTTTTTCAGAAAAGGGAACCAAGACGTGTCAATCCCTCTATGTGTATCGTCCAATCAGCAGGAGTCCTGCTCTCCACTTCCGCTGGTAATTGGGGGAAGATGGGAAAGGCGTGCGCACGCATGGCACAGAGTAAACACTCGCTTCCAGAGAGGAACGGGTAGAAGTGTCAGATGGAAGGAGAAAAAGAGTGAAGGAAGAAAATAGATACAATCTTTTATGTAGACCGTTGTATCACTTGGAATTTTGTAGCTTCCAACACTTCAGATTCGAAGAGCAGAAGCGGAGAAGAGTGTTTATGAATGGTCTTTTTCCGACAAGCCTCCTTCGACAAGGATCCTAGAAGAGAGCGTCCTTTTGTGGGAGTTTACTGAATCTATACGTCCAGCAGAAAACCAAAACTTTTCATATTTTAaatcatttattaaaaaaaaaaaaaatcctacggAATGCATAAAGATTATTTTCTATTCACCAATCGCTGCCTTTAAACTGATGGAAAGTGAATACATTTTCATAGGCCTACTAATAGATAAACAAAACATCAACTTTCATTTGCATTTTTGTTAATCTTTTTGATGGATTAGTTGAATTTTTGTATCTCCATTTTATGGCATAGTATAACATTCAACACGCTttctcaacatttaaaaaaaaaatcttggatTAGAGCACTCTGTTTGAGAAGGTAAATTGATCCAACGAGGGAAGAGGGAGATCAATCACAGGCTTTATGGTTTGGGGAATGGCAACAGCCACCTCCAGTCCATACCTGGCCAGCAATAGGATCCTGTCCACCGGCTCCATCGTGCACTCAGACCGGGGGGTCGGTGACATGCAGCCGGGGAGCACTGCTATCACCTCGGTGTCGGGCGGATACAGAGGGGACTCCTCGGTGAAGATGGTGCAGAGTGACTTCATGCAGGGCGCTATTGCGACGAGCAACGGGGGACACATGTTAAGCCATGCTCACCAGTGGGTGACATCCCTGCCTCACGCCGCCGCTGCAGCAGCCGCAGTGGCAGCTGCCGAAKCCGGTTCTCCCTGGTCCCCCGGCCCGGTGGGAATGACAGGCAGCCCGCAGCTGCAGGACGTGAAGAGAAACTCCGGCAGAGAGGACCTGCACTCGGGCTCCGCTCTACACCATAGGTCTTCGCATCTGGGCTCCCACCAGGCACACCCAGGAGCCTGGGGAGGCACCTCATCCGCTCACATCTCCAGCATCTCCGaaggacagcagcagcaacagtcgCTGATGTACTCCCAGACCGGGGGATTCACGGTTAACGGGATGCTCAGCTCACCGGGTAGTAGAAGCCTAATGCACCCGGGGATGGTGAGGGGGGAATCCCCTGATCTCGACCACGGcagccaccatcatcaccaccaccaccaccagcatccACATCATCCGCAGCACCACGTCGGGGTGAGCCATGACGCTCAGTCCGACGAGGATACGCCAACCTCGGACGACCTGGAGCACTTCGCCAAACAGTTCAAACAGCGCCGGATCAAACTGGGCTTTACACAAGCGGACGTGGGATTGGCGCTGGGCACCCTGTACGGAAACGTCTTCTCACAGACCACGATATGCAGGTTCGAGGCCCTGCAGCTGAGCTTCAAGAACATGTGCAAGCTGAAGCCGCTGCTCAACAAATGGCTGGAGGAAGCCGACTCGACCACCGGTAGCCCCACCAGCATCGATAAGATCGCGGCGCAGGGCAGGAAGAGGAAAAAGCGCACGTCCATCGAGGTGAGCGTCAAAGGAGCTTTGGAGAGCCACTTTCTCAAAAGCCCCAAACCAGCAGCCCAGGAGATCACCTCTCTGGCGGACAGTTTACAGCTGGAGAAGGAGGTGGTCCGGGTCTGGTTCTGCAACCGCAggcagaaggagaagaggatgacGCCGCCGGGGCTGCCACACAGCCCGGAGGACGAGTACTCCCAGGTCGACAACATGAGCGCAGGCACACCGTCACCTTCCATGGACTGCAAGCGAATGTTCAGCGATACGTGAGAAATTAACAAAACACCGAACAATAATATTTCTTTGGGATGAATACTAGCAAGATaaattatattttacatgtgTGCCAAGCGGGAACAGTTACTTTTAGGCCTACATGAaacaatgaaacaaaacaaaaatcttaCCCATCCACATTACTCCATCCTGACGAACGGTGTGTCTGGTATTTTCTCTTAGGAAAGTTAGAAATTAAAACATGCGATATTAGGCAACACATTGTCGAATGGACAATCTTAATCAGTTTTTAGCCTGCTATATATTccaataaagtgtgtgtgtgtgtgtttcacaaaCTATATCTttcccttttattttattttgaacttGCCCTGCTTTCACCAAAATTATTGTTTCAGTTCTCTGCCCCATCTTTGGCCCCATGTGAAAAACAATGATACGCTTTAACATCTCCCAATGATCGCCCTTCTTATTTTGTAATATTTCATATTGTGTGGGCCTATTTTAGAACAAACAAAATCAACGACACTTTTTTTGCAGCACTTAATGTTATTGGAAATGTTCCCTTCTGCAGTTGAAGGGGGTCACATGACATTCCCAAGCATTACTCTTatatgcttttgttttgtttttacaaacaAGTTATGATAGAATATTTTTAAGAATCTGAATCTTTTTCACCATGCTGACTTTCTGTTCTAATGCTACCATATAATTAATGTACTATAATGAGCAATACTTTATTTACCCTCAACTTTGCATTATGTGGTATTGATGACTTAACAGTTTTATTCAAGTTTGTTATGATTAGACTGTTATTACAGTGATGATAGGCCTATGCCTACATGTTATGTTCAAAGGAGCACGAATTCCCAAAAGCTGACGTCATTGTTGTTTGTTATAGCCTTGTATACTTCTATGTGATGATTTTGACAGTAGCCTAATATATTTGAAGTGGTTATTTCATGAAGGATTATTGAGAACAATAAATTTGTCATAACGGATACCATTTGTGTTTTCAATGTCAGCACACCAAAAGTACTATAGGCCAACGTTGTAGATCTGATGTGCAAAACATTCGACAAAGGCCTAATCGAGACCCTGTCTTGTAGAGCGGGCGATGCTGCTCAATCCTGACCTTCAGATGTGAGAGAAAACTTGCCACCCAACACACCAACCTAAAAAAGTTAAACTTGATTGAATTAATCCACTATAGGAKATACATGCAGGGGAGCGCAAAAGgacatttatgaaaaaatataAACTTTGGAGTGTGTTTTGGTCTAATAGCCTAGTGAAATTATGTTAGTGTATTCCTGTTTTTCAGGATATGCGCTTTTAATGCAATGTACTGTAAATGCAGTCTACATTTGAttttttgtgtacattttttCTTAGAACTAGAACTAATGATGCGTTCGTTTTTTATTAGGCTATTCGACGTTGTTGATctgttttgtgtttaatgactaggCCTATTCATTCGCC
Protein-coding regions in this window:
- the pou3f3a gene encoding POU domain, class 3, transcription factor 3-A codes for the protein MVWGMATATSSPYLASNRILSTGSIVHSDRGVGDMQPGSTAITSVSGGYRGDSSVKMVQSDFMQGAIATSNGGHMLSHAHQWVTSLPHAAAAAAAVAAAEXGSPWSPGPVGMTGSPQLQDVKRNSGREDLHSGSALHHRSSHLGSHQAHPGAWGGTSSAHISSISEGQQQQQSLMYSQTGGFTVNGMLSSPGSRSLMHPGMVRGESPDLDHGSHHHHHHHHQHPHHPQHHVGVSHDAQSDEDTPTSDDLEHFAKQFKQRRIKLGFTQADVGLALGTLYGNVFSQTTICRFEALQLSFKNMCKLKPLLNKWLEEADSTTGSPTSIDKIAAQGRKRKKRTSIEVSVKGALESHFLKSPKPAAQEITSLADSLQLEKEVVRVWFCNRRQKEKRMTPPGLPHSPEDEYSQVDNMSAGTPSPSMDCKRMFSDT